CGTATTTGCCAATGCAAGAATACAGTTACGAATATCTCCCGGAGGTAACATTCCAAGGTCCTCTCTTAATATGCCTGAACCGCCTCCGTCATCGGCTACCGTAACTAAAGCTGTAAGATTTGAGGAATATTGTTTTAAGCCTCTAAGCATTGTAGAAAGCCCTGTACCGCCTCCTATTGCAACTATTTTGGGGCCCTTTACAGAAATTTTTTTTTCATGGAGAAGGCTGCTTAAATCCTGACCGTTCATTAGTTTACCTGCAAAATTTCTAACAAGCAGCCTGAAAGCGGCAAAAGTACCTGCAAGGCCCAAGAATGCCAAAATAGACATTGCAATAATATACGGGATTCCCTTGTTGTAATTATATATGGTAAATAATATGCTGAAACATATTAAGGCTATACCTGCTGAAAGTAATGCTATCCACCTTTTGATTCTGGCACCGGGCTTCATCCAACTGAATGCACTCATTTTCCAACCCCTTTACCGTCTTTCTCTATATCCCTGTGTTCAATAACAACACTATGCATTTTTTCTTCCAGTCTTCTATATACCTCATCGGCTATTGCAACTGATCTGTGTCGCCCTCCTGTACACCCTATACCTATATCCAACTGGGACTTTCCTTCTTTTATATAGTTGGGAATGAGGAAATCCAGCATACCGTCCAGCTTTGAAATAAACTCCTTTGTTTCAGAAGCGTTAAGTACGAATTCCTTAACCATCTGATCCTTTCCCGTCTGATTTTTCATGGGAGCTATATAATAAGGGTTTGGGATAAACCTTACATCAAAGACAAGATCACAATCAGTTGGAATTCCATATTTAAAGCCAAAGGATACCACATTGATTATTATCCCTTTAAAGATTTTTCCTTCCAGGAATATGCCATTTATTTCTTGTTTTAACTGTCTGGTAACAAGAGTTGATGTATCTATTATATAGTTGGCCTTGGATTTTATAGTCTGCAGGGCTTTCCTTTCTTCCCTGATACCTAATAACAGGCGGCCTTCCGGTGCTAAGGGGTGCTGCCTTCTGCTCTCCTTATACCTCTTTACAAGAACATCATCATCCGCTTCAAGGAACAGTATTTCATAGCTGAATCCGGATTTCTTGACCTCTTCTAAAGCCGGGAAAAGGTCGTGTAAAAGTTCACCGCCTCTAATATCTATTACCAGAGCAATTTTCTCCATTTTACCCTCGCTCTGAGCACTGATTTCGGCAAATTTAGGAATCAGTGCAGGAGGAAGGTTATCCACGCAGAAAAAACCTATATCCTCTAAATATTTGGTAACAAGGCTTTTGCCCGCCCCTGACATTCCCGTTACTATTACAAATCTCATCCTAATCCCCCAAATCTTGTGTATATTAGTTAAAGTCTCCTATTATCCTAAGTTCAGGCTCAAGCTGAACCCTAAATTTCTCATCAACTGTTTTCTGTATATGTTTTATAAGATCTAAAACATCCTTACAGGTAGCTCCTCCGCTATTTATTATAAAACCGCTGTGTTTGTCGGATATCTTTGCCCCACCGATTCCGAATCCTCTAAGTCCGCTGTCATCAATGAGCTTGCCTACAAAATATCCCTGTGGTCTTTTGAATACGCTTCCTGCACTGGGCCACTCCAAAGGTTGTTTATCCCTGCGTTTAAAATTGAACTCATCCATTTGTTCCTTTATCTTTTGGCTGTCACCTTTATGGAGCTTTAATTTTGTTCGGAGAACTATCCCCTTTGATTTCTGAATAACACTGTTTCTATAGGAAAAACAGTGTTCATCCCCTGTTATCGTTTTGATATTACCCTCCCGATCCATATATTCGGTCTGATAAACAACCATACACATTTCACCTGTATAGGCTCCCGCGTTCATGGTTACAGCCCCGCCGACAGTACCGGGTATTCCTTCGGCAAATTCCAACCCGGTGAGTGAATACTCAAGTGCAAGCTTGGATGCCTTTGAAACAAGTATTCCTGCGTCAAGCTCTATTGTCTCATTTTCAACATTAAA
This genomic stretch from Ruminiclostridium cellulolyticum H10 harbors:
- the rapZ gene encoding RNase adapter RapZ, translating into MRFVIVTGMSGAGKSLVTKYLEDIGFFCVDNLPPALIPKFAEISAQSEGKMEKIALVIDIRGGELLHDLFPALEEVKKSGFSYEILFLEADDDVLVKRYKESRRQHPLAPEGRLLLGIREERKALQTIKSKANYIIDTSTLVTRQLKQEINGIFLEGKIFKGIIINVVSFGFKYGIPTDCDLVFDVRFIPNPYYIAPMKNQTGKDQMVKEFVLNASETKEFISKLDGMLDFLIPNYIKEGKSQLDIGIGCTGGRHRSVAIADEVYRRLEEKMHSVVIEHRDIEKDGKGVGK
- the murB gene encoding UDP-N-acetylmuramate dehydrogenase, encoding MNNKYAANKEECVILQNEEFVQKLVSVTGKDGVSVNEPMSAHTSFKIGGPADIMTYPENSTQLGNIIRECIKSNMPFMVMGNGTNLLVSDKGIRGVVIKIYDNMSAFNVENETIELDAGILVSKASKLALEYSLTGLEFAEGIPGTVGGAVTMNAGAYTGEMCMVVYQTEYMDREGNIKTITGDEHCFSYRNSVIQKSKGIVLRTKLKLHKGDSQKIKEQMDEFNFKRRDKQPLEWPSAGSVFKRPQGYFVGKLIDDSGLRGFGIGGAKISDKHSGFIINSGGATCKDVLDLIKHIQKTVDEKFRVQLEPELRIIGDFN